In Vanacampus margaritifer isolate UIUO_Vmar chromosome 18, RoL_Vmar_1.0, whole genome shotgun sequence, a genomic segment contains:
- the mta3 gene encoding metastasis-associated protein MTA3 isoform X2, which translates to MAANMYRVGDYVFFENSSSNPYLIRRIEELNKTASGNVEAKVVCFYRRRDISHSLIQLADKHAKELEEEKETPTETDITDKQKHQLRHRELFLSRQYESLPATHIRGKCSVALLNETEAVLSYLDKEDTFFYSLVYDPTQKTLLADKGEIRVGPRFQADVPEMLLEDQTDDRDQAKLEEKLWDPECPLTNKQIDQFLVVARAVGTFARALDCSSSVRQPSLHMSAAAASRDITLFHAMDTLHAHNYDLSSALSVLVPAGGPVLCRDEMEEWSASEAAMFEEALEKYGKDFNDIRQDFLPWKSLTSIIEYYYMWKTTDRYVQQKRLKAAEAESKLKQVYIPTYNKPNPNQISLTNGKMATVNGAGPGAFHAAGGGRACESCYTMQSAQWYSWGPPNMQCRLCVSCWMYWKKYGGLKMPSRAEAPEERTSPSPAANEPRSRSHAPRQSNHIPMRNSGSPKSSMKTKQAFLLQATRLTKLARHMCRDVIRLRRAARRPFVPINCGAIKAEYVSRVSEGHGTRLPKIRAAQRSTLTSVVQFLESRPASQAPRSHRTAGLQTPPPRRLLSSLPHGPHGMLGKRSFHHHSRGAEQDRRPENPGTTGGALLHNGRSSSGGSTRGGVMIRKRRPNWIDAPDDSFFLVTRETRRARRLLSRSQLRHACRQPCEQITLRRASQAPPPQGLVLGPPHPHPSLRMRGPIVIHD; encoded by the exons ATGGCGGCCAACATGTACCGGGTCGGAG ATTACGTCTTTTTCGAGAACTCCTCCAGTAACCCTTACCTCATCCGGCGAATAGAAGAGCTCAACAAG ACAGCTAGCGGCAACGTGGAGGCCAAGGTGGTGTGCTTCTACAGGAGGAGGGACATTTCGCACAGCCTCATTCAGTTGGCAGACAAACATGCAA aggagctggaggaggagaaggagaccCCCACGGAGACGGACATCACAGACAAACAGAAGCACCAGCTTCGCCACAGAGAACTCTTCCTCTCGCGGCAGTACGAGAGCTTACCCGCCACGCACATCAG GGGGAAGTGCAGCGTGGCGTTATTGAATGAGACCGAAGCGGTTCTTTCGTACCTCGACAAGGAG GATACCTTCTTCTACTCGCTGGTGTACGACCCCACACAGAAGACCCTGCTGGCCGACAAAGGCGAGATCCGAGTGGGGCCGCGCTTCCAGGCCGACGTGCCGGAAATGCTCCTGGAGG ATCAAACCGACGACAGGGACCAGGCCAAGCTGGAGGAGAAACTCTGGGACCCGGAGTGTCCGCTGACCAACAAACAGATCGACCAGTTTCTGGTGGTGGCCCG GGCAGTCGGCACCTTTGCCCGGGCGCTAGACTGCAGCAGTTCGGTCCGACAGCCAAGTTTACACATgagcgcggcggcggcgtcaCGTGACATCACACTG TTCCACGCGATGGACACACTGCACGCGCACAACTACGACCTGTCGAGCGCGCTGAGCGTGCTGGTGCCGGCGGGCGGCCCCGTGCTCTGCCGGGACGAGATGGAGGAGTGGAGCGCCTCAGAAGCGGCCATGTTTGAGGAGGCTCTGGAGAAGTACGGCAAGGACTTCAACGACATCCGACAAGACTTC CTCCCCTGGAAGTCTCTGACCAGCATCATAGAGTACTACTACATGTGGAAGACCACAGACAGATACGTGCAACAG AAGAGGCTGAAGGCGGCCGAGGCCGAGAGCAAGCTGAAGCAAGTTTATATTCCCACATA TAATAAGCCCAACCCCAACCAGATCTCGCTGACCAACGGCAAGATGGCGACCGTGAACGGCGCGGGGCCCGGAGCCTTCCACGCGGCTGGCGGGGGCCGGGCCTGCGAGAGCTGCTACA CCATGCAGTCGGCCCAGTGGTACTCGTGGGGGCCCCCCAACATGCAGTGCCGCCTGTGCGTGTCCTGCTGGATGTACTGGAAGAAGTACGGCGGCCTGAAGATGCCCAGCCGAGCCGAGGCGCCCGAGGAGAGGACGTCCCCCAGCCCGGCCGCCAAC GAGCCGCGGTCGCGGAGTCACGCCCCGCGCCAGTCCAACCACATTCCCATGCGCAACAGCGGCAGCCCCAAGTCGTCCATGAAGACCAAGCAGGCCTTCCTGCTGCAGGCCACCCGCCTCACCAAGCTGGCGCGCCACATGTGCCGCGACGTCATCAGGCTGCGCCGCGCCGCCCGCCGCCCCTTTGTCCCCATTAACTGCGGCGCCATAAAGGCAGAGT atGTCTCAAGGGTGTCTGAAGGTCACGGGACCCGCCTCCCCAAAATCCGAGCGGCGCAGCGGAGCACTCTTACCAGCGTGGTGCAGTTTCTCG AGTCCCGTCCGGCATCGCAGGCGCCGCGTTCGCACCGCACGGCCGGCCTGCagacgccgccgccgcgccGCCTGTTGTCCTCCCTGCCGCACGGACCCCACGGCATGCTGGGAAAGCGCAGCTTTCACCACCATAGCAGAGGAGCTGAGCAGGACAGGCGCCCGG AGAACCCTGGAACCACAGGTGGCGCCTTACTG CACAACGGccgcagcagcagcggcggaaGCACCCGCGGAGGCGTAATGATCCGAAAGCGTCGCCCCAACTGGATCGACGCCCCTGATGACAGCTTCTTCCTCGTCACCCGGGAGACCAG
- the kcng3 gene encoding voltage-gated potassium channel regulatory subunit KCNG3 — protein sequence MKFGKSICVLNVGGTRYAFTRDVIRDFPLRRVSRLHACATEKEVLELCDDYDRERNEFFFDRHSQAFVFIMLYVRSGKLRFVPGVCELSFYTEMLYWGLESAHLDSCCQKRLDERLSEVGLSEVGLSQQEDAREESQSPVGEPVAVMELTRRAKWLERARRAFEEPNSSLGAQLLASVSVVFVIVSMVMLCASTLPDWDTAKRNTVEEHRIVEAVCIGWFTAECILRFLVARNKWDFLRRPLNIIDVVAITPYYVNMAMARAGMPAAGLGVAGVFLRVLRMMRVFWLMKLARHFLGLQTLGLTLRRCYREMVMLMVFVCVAMAIYSALAQLLEHGLDLGVRNQDYASIPAAAWWVIISMTTVGYGDMYPITIGGRVLGGMCVVSGIVLLALPITFIYHSFVQCYHELRLRSARYARSLSAEMLQ from the exons ATGAAGTTCGGGAAGAGCATCTGCGTGCTGAACGTCGGGGGGACCCGCTACGCCTTCACCCGCGACGTGATCCGGGATTTCCCCTTGAGGCGCGTCAGCCGCCTCCACGCGTGCGCCACCGAGAAGGAAGTACTGGAGCTGTGCGACGACTACGACCGCGAGCGCAACGAGTTTTTCTTCGACCGCCACTCGCAGGCGTTCGTCTTCATCATGCTCTACGTGCGCTCCGGGAAGCTGCGCTTCGTCCCCGGCGTGTGCGAGCTGTCCTTCTACACCGAGATGCTCTACTGGGGGCTGGAGAGCGCGCACTTGGACTCCTGCTGCCAGAAGCGCCTGGACGAGCGGCTGTCCGAGGTCGGGCTCTCTGAGGTCGGGCTATCCCAGCAGGAGGACGCAAGGGAGGAGAGCCAGAGTCCGGTGGGAGAACCGGTGGCGGTGATGGAGCTCACCCGGCGAGCCAAGTGGCTGGAGCGGGCGCGCAGGGCGTTCGAGGAGCCCAACTCGTCGCTCGGGGCGCAGCTGCTGGCCAGCGTCTCTGTCGTCTTCGTCATCGTGTCCATGGTCATGCTGTGCGCCAGTACACTGCCCGATTGGGACACCGCGAAGAGGAACACCGTGGAGGAGCACAG GATAGTGGAGGCCGTGTGCATCGGCTGGTTCACGGCGGAGTGCATCCTGCGCTTCCTGGTGGCGCGGAACAAGTGGGACTTCCTTCGGCGGCCGCTCAACATCATCGACGTGGTGGCCATCACGCCTTACTACGTCAACATGGCGATGGCCCGGGCGGGGATGCCGGCCGCCGGGCTGGGGGTTGCCGGCGTGTTCCTGCGCGTGCTGCGCATGATGCGAGTTTTCTGGCTCATGAAGCTGGCCCGCCACTTCCTGGGTTTGCAGACGCTGGGCCTGACACTGCGCCGCTGCTACCGGGAGATGGTGATGCTGATGGTGTTTGTCTGCGTCGCCATGGCGATCTACAGCGCCCTGGCACAGCTGCTGGAGCACGGCTTGGATTTGGGCGTGCGCAACCAGGACTACGCCAGCATCCCCGCCGCCGCCTGGTGGGTCATCATCTCCATGACCACGGTGGGCTACGGGGACATGTACCCCATCACCATCGGGGGGCGGGTGCTCGGGGGCATGTGCGTGGTGAGCGGCATCGTCCTCCTGGCGCTGCCCATCACGTTCATCTACCACAGTTTTGTGCAGTGCTACCACGAACTCAGACTGCGCTCGGCCAGGTACGCTCGCAGCCTCTCGGCGGAAATGCTGCAGTGA
- the mta3 gene encoding metastasis-associated protein MTA3 isoform X1 — translation MAANMYRVGDYVFFENSSSNPYLIRRIEELNKTASGNVEAKVVCFYRRRDISHSLIQLADKHAKELEEEKETPTETDITDKQKHQLRHRELFLSRQYESLPATHIRGKCSVALLNETEAVLSYLDKEDTFFYSLVYDPTQKTLLADKGEIRVGPRFQADVPEMLLEADQTDDRDQAKLEEKLWDPECPLTNKQIDQFLVVARAVGTFARALDCSSSVRQPSLHMSAAAASRDITLFHAMDTLHAHNYDLSSALSVLVPAGGPVLCRDEMEEWSASEAAMFEEALEKYGKDFNDIRQDFLPWKSLTSIIEYYYMWKTTDRYVQQKRLKAAEAESKLKQVYIPTYNKPNPNQISLTNGKMATVNGAGPGAFHAAGGGRACESCYTMQSAQWYSWGPPNMQCRLCVSCWMYWKKYGGLKMPSRAEAPEERTSPSPAANEPRSRSHAPRQSNHIPMRNSGSPKSSMKTKQAFLLQATRLTKLARHMCRDVIRLRRAARRPFVPINCGAIKAEYVSRVSEGHGTRLPKIRAAQRSTLTSVVQFLESRPASQAPRSHRTAGLQTPPPRRLLSSLPHGPHGMLGKRSFHHHSRGAEQDRRPENPGTTGGALLHNGRSSSGGSTRGGVMIRKRRPNWIDAPDDSFFLVTRETRRARRLLSRSQLRHACRQPCEQITLRRASQAPPPQGLVLGPPHPHPSLRMRGPIVIHD, via the exons ATGGCGGCCAACATGTACCGGGTCGGAG ATTACGTCTTTTTCGAGAACTCCTCCAGTAACCCTTACCTCATCCGGCGAATAGAAGAGCTCAACAAG ACAGCTAGCGGCAACGTGGAGGCCAAGGTGGTGTGCTTCTACAGGAGGAGGGACATTTCGCACAGCCTCATTCAGTTGGCAGACAAACATGCAA aggagctggaggaggagaaggagaccCCCACGGAGACGGACATCACAGACAAACAGAAGCACCAGCTTCGCCACAGAGAACTCTTCCTCTCGCGGCAGTACGAGAGCTTACCCGCCACGCACATCAG GGGGAAGTGCAGCGTGGCGTTATTGAATGAGACCGAAGCGGTTCTTTCGTACCTCGACAAGGAG GATACCTTCTTCTACTCGCTGGTGTACGACCCCACACAGAAGACCCTGCTGGCCGACAAAGGCGAGATCCGAGTGGGGCCGCGCTTCCAGGCCGACGTGCCGGAAATGCTCCTGGAGG CAGATCAAACCGACGACAGGGACCAGGCCAAGCTGGAGGAGAAACTCTGGGACCCGGAGTGTCCGCTGACCAACAAACAGATCGACCAGTTTCTGGTGGTGGCCCG GGCAGTCGGCACCTTTGCCCGGGCGCTAGACTGCAGCAGTTCGGTCCGACAGCCAAGTTTACACATgagcgcggcggcggcgtcaCGTGACATCACACTG TTCCACGCGATGGACACACTGCACGCGCACAACTACGACCTGTCGAGCGCGCTGAGCGTGCTGGTGCCGGCGGGCGGCCCCGTGCTCTGCCGGGACGAGATGGAGGAGTGGAGCGCCTCAGAAGCGGCCATGTTTGAGGAGGCTCTGGAGAAGTACGGCAAGGACTTCAACGACATCCGACAAGACTTC CTCCCCTGGAAGTCTCTGACCAGCATCATAGAGTACTACTACATGTGGAAGACCACAGACAGATACGTGCAACAG AAGAGGCTGAAGGCGGCCGAGGCCGAGAGCAAGCTGAAGCAAGTTTATATTCCCACATA TAATAAGCCCAACCCCAACCAGATCTCGCTGACCAACGGCAAGATGGCGACCGTGAACGGCGCGGGGCCCGGAGCCTTCCACGCGGCTGGCGGGGGCCGGGCCTGCGAGAGCTGCTACA CCATGCAGTCGGCCCAGTGGTACTCGTGGGGGCCCCCCAACATGCAGTGCCGCCTGTGCGTGTCCTGCTGGATGTACTGGAAGAAGTACGGCGGCCTGAAGATGCCCAGCCGAGCCGAGGCGCCCGAGGAGAGGACGTCCCCCAGCCCGGCCGCCAAC GAGCCGCGGTCGCGGAGTCACGCCCCGCGCCAGTCCAACCACATTCCCATGCGCAACAGCGGCAGCCCCAAGTCGTCCATGAAGACCAAGCAGGCCTTCCTGCTGCAGGCCACCCGCCTCACCAAGCTGGCGCGCCACATGTGCCGCGACGTCATCAGGCTGCGCCGCGCCGCCCGCCGCCCCTTTGTCCCCATTAACTGCGGCGCCATAAAGGCAGAGT atGTCTCAAGGGTGTCTGAAGGTCACGGGACCCGCCTCCCCAAAATCCGAGCGGCGCAGCGGAGCACTCTTACCAGCGTGGTGCAGTTTCTCG AGTCCCGTCCGGCATCGCAGGCGCCGCGTTCGCACCGCACGGCCGGCCTGCagacgccgccgccgcgccGCCTGTTGTCCTCCCTGCCGCACGGACCCCACGGCATGCTGGGAAAGCGCAGCTTTCACCACCATAGCAGAGGAGCTGAGCAGGACAGGCGCCCGG AGAACCCTGGAACCACAGGTGGCGCCTTACTG CACAACGGccgcagcagcagcggcggaaGCACCCGCGGAGGCGTAATGATCCGAAAGCGTCGCCCCAACTGGATCGACGCCCCTGATGACAGCTTCTTCCTCGTCACCCGGGAGACCAG
- the cox7a2l gene encoding cytochrome c oxidase subunit 7A2-like, mitochondrial yields MYYKFSGITQKLAGSSSSTAYVPQGLKPVVPAESPPMTFAVPTKVVSDTPSKVEYAVANKVPHFQKIFQKNDGVPVYLKRGLPDRLLYRTTMALTIGGGLYCLVALYMAAQPRKR; encoded by the exons ATGTACTACAAATTCAGCGGTATTACACAGAAGCTTGCCGGGTCTTCCTCGTCGACGGCCTACGTCCCCCAG GGGTTGAAACCAGTCGTACCGGCCGAATCGCCACCCATGACCTTTGCCGTGCCCACCAAAGTGGTGTCAGATACGCCGTCCAAGGTGGAGTACGCGGTGGCCAACAAGGTGCCACACTTTCAGAAGATATTCCAG AAGAATGACGGCGTCCCCGTCTATCTGAAGCGCGGCCTCCCCGACCGGCTGCTGTACCGCACCACCATGGCCCTGACCATAGGGGGCGGTCTCTACTGCCTGGTGGCGCTCTACATGGCCGCCCAGCCCAGAAAACGGTGA